Part of the Methanobacterium bryantii genome, GTATTATGGACTGATTCAGCTCGAAAAAAGCTCGTAAAACCAGTAACTAGCTCAGATTTAGAGAAAATATCTTCATTTAAAAACTAAATTTGTAAAACAAATATTGCTTGAAAAGTATTAACTCCTGTAGTAGGGGAAAAATAAGTCCCTGATCTATTTTTTTATCTATGGAAAATCTAAAAAGTTTTATAAGGTCTGATTAGATAATAGATATTAATATACATTACATTTATTTTTAGATAAATAAATTTTAAAAATTTTTGGTGACTTACATGGTAACATATTCAGAATCAGGTGTTGATATTAATCTTGAGGAAGCTACAGTTTCTGCACTGGTTTCCGAAATTAAAAAAACGCTTTCATTTAGAGATGTAATTACAGAAAGCGGTCATTTTGCGGCGCTTGTAAGATTAGGAGATAAAGCAATCGCCATGAGTACAGATGGTGTTGGAAGTAAAATATTAGTTGCAAAAATGATGAATAAATATGATACAGTTGGAATAGACTGTATTGCAATGGTTGTAAATGACATTCTCTGTGTTGGTGCTGAACCAATAGCAATGGTGGATTATCTAGCTGTTGAAAAAGCAGATCCTGAAATTGCAGGCCAGATTGGAAAAGGGCTTGCTGAAGGATCTAAAATGGCCAAAATAGCAATGATTGGAGGAGAGACTGCATCACTTCCAGAGATAATTAAAGACTTTGACCTTGCAGGTACAGGAATTGGAATTGTAGATGCAGATAAAATCATAACTGGAGAAAATATCGCTGATGGTGATGTTCTTATTGGAATAGAAAGCAGTGGTGTTCATAGTAACGGATTAAGTCTTGCTAGAAAAGTATTTTTTGATAAGGCTAATTTAAGTATCGATAGCCCTCTCCCAACAGATTCTGATAAATTAGTTGGGGAAGAACTTTTAAAACCCACTGAAATTTATGTAAAACCAGTTGTTGAACTTTTAAAGGAAGATATAGATATTCATGGCCTTGCCCATATTACTGGGGGCGGATTTTTAAATCTTAAACGGCTCAAAAAGGGTATCAGCTACAACATAGATAGTTTACCTGAACTCAGTTCAATTTTTAAATCTATCTATTCCTTGGATGTCCCATTAGAAGAGATGTACCGCGTATTTAAT contains:
- the purM gene encoding phosphoribosylformylglycinamidine cyclo-ligase, translating into MVTYSESGVDINLEEATVSALVSEIKKTLSFRDVITESGHFAALVRLGDKAIAMSTDGVGSKILVAKMMNKYDTVGIDCIAMVVNDILCVGAEPIAMVDYLAVEKADPEIAGQIGKGLAEGSKMAKIAMIGGETASLPEIIKDFDLAGTGIGIVDADKIITGENIADGDVLIGIESSGVHSNGLSLARKVFFDKANLSIDSPLPTDSDKLVGEELLKPTEIYVKPVVELLKEDIDIHGLAHITGGGFLNLKRLKKGISYNIDSLPELSSIFKSIYSLDVPLEEMYRVFNMGIGFVVIVPAREADKTINVIKKHNKAYKIGTVVDNKDETVKIKAFNGDIITLN